In Brienomyrus brachyistius isolate T26 chromosome 3, BBRACH_0.4, whole genome shotgun sequence, the following proteins share a genomic window:
- the bbs10 gene encoding Bardet-Biedl syndrome 10 protein isoform X2, with translation MLWALVGCVSAHCIATGDGAKSFILLLAALIRGIRATRVSPVAGWCPSGQTDSCGRLEARRAARQLLSFQTQVLDAVVKEHVVPHATSLFSHTSPAEARRALRLLLEAFFRGRAGQVHCGPLAEMACDFYHRWNCERDRLGTLRMIRDHFPELHTSVTGFPTSKSRILQGLVLHRDLTVYCPTEGPMKAVVLNEALQPLLTEADSTLIISSSHQFQGWGSWVAGRVEQNVASLQHLQVRLLLSAVKQSDLVLYHAKKAGMSVVECLDMEELSLFCHLSGVLPLTDLGDLKAHIASVTFCQPVVLGSRRYTHVGIPEGRDFLPHCLVLCGPTESLTNQCVSAFGDAIRVIQRVCEPVRCQSWHMGKRDNITSASSLEKSPSSQNEIEMGAMKITAGISQDIPGVLKDSCMCLEWPTHATNRENILVENCYTPDLNTSIQGHDSAETTVEGGQKISDMTASVKENLFYSNTLIEPGAVLPAGGAFEFLLHHYLLKYTSLTHCPDTQAACRLVAEALLSVPRQVYAQSGTAGHFLKVYTSFVSGIQSRESVKPVSLGPKGLESVACKYDLLVSVLQCLGRLLSVDAIIHTTTLRVADKAREEDVDEDVLSVRSYS, from the exons ATGCTGTG GGCACTGGTAGGTTGTGTATCGGCACACTGCATCGCCACTGGAGACGGTGCCAAGTCTTTCATCCTGCTGCTGGCAGCGCTCATCCGCGGAATCCGGGCCACCCGTGTCTCCCCTGTCGCCGGCTGGTGTCCGTCGGGACAGACTGACTCGTGCGGGCGTCTGGAGGCCCGTCGGGCTGCTCGCCAGCTTCTCTCCTTTCAGacgcaggttctggatgctgtcgTGAAGGAGCACGTCGTCCCACATGCGACCTCCTTGTTTTCCCACACCAGCCCCGCAGAGGCCAGGCGGGCCCTGAGGCTGCTCCTGGAGGCCTTCTTCCGAGGGCGGGCAGGGCAGGTCCACTGCGGGCCATTGGCCGAGATGGCCTGCGACTTCTACCACAGGTGGAACTGTGAGCGGGACAGGCTCGGCACACTGAGAATGATCCGCGATCACTTCCCGGAACTTCACACGTCGGTGACGGGTTTCCCGACCAGCAAGTCGCGAATTCTGCAAGGGCTGGTTCTGCACAGGGATTTGACTGTGTACTGTCCCACGGAGGGGCCCATGAAAGCCGTGGTGCTCAACGAGGCCCTACAGCCGCTCCTGACGGAAGCTGACAGCACCCTGATTATCAGTTCCAGCCACCAGTTTCAGGGCTGGGGTAGCTGGGTTGCCGGCCGAGTGGAGCAAAACGTGGCTTCCTTGCAACATTTGCAGGTGAGGCTCCTGCTGTCTGCCGTGAAGCAGTCGGATCTAGTACTCTACCACGCCAAGAAGGCCGGAATGTCTGTGGTCGAGTGTCTCGACATGGAGGAGCTCTCTCTCTTTTGTCACCTCAGTGGAGTCCTGCCTTTGACAGACTTGGGAGACCTGAAGGCCCACATTGCCTCAGTGACCTTCTGCCAGCCTGTGGTGCTGGGCTCTCGCAGGTATACGCATGTTGGGATCCCGGAGGGGCGGGACTTCCTCCCCCATTGCCTGGTCCTCTGCGGGCCCACGGAGAGTCTGACGAATCAGTGCGTTTCGGCATTCGGTGACGCCATCAGGGTGATTCAGCGGGTTTGCGAGCCTGTCCGCTGTCAGTCCTGGCACATGGGGAAAAGGGACAACATAACCTCAGCTTCCAGTCTAGAGAAAAGCCCAAGCTCACAGAATGAGATTGAGATGGGTGCCATGAAGATCACAGCTGGCATTTCTCAGGATATTCCGGGAGTCCTGAAAGATTCGTGTATGTGCCTGGAATGGCCAACACATGCCACAAACAGAGAGAACATTTTAGTGGAAAACTGTTATACGCCGGATCTAAATACCTCTATTCAAGGacatgactctgcagaaactaCAGTGGAAGGAGGTCAAAAGATCTCAGACATGACAGCCTCAGTCAAGGAAAATCTATTCTACTCAAACACTTTAATAGAGCCAGGTGCCGTGttaccagcagggggagctttTGAGTTTCTGCTACACCATTACCTCCTGAAGTACACCTCCCTCACACACTGCCCTGATACCCAGGCAGCCTGCAGGCTGGTGGCTGAGGCTCTCCTGAGCGTGCCCAGGCAGGTCTATGCGCAAAGCGGCACGGCCGGTCACTTCCTGAAGGTCTACACCAGCTTTGTGTCcgggattcagagcagagagTCGGTGAAGCCTGTCAGCCTGGGCCCCAAGGGACTCGAGTCAGTGGCCTGTAAAtatgatcttctggtctccgTGCTGCAGTGCCTGGGACGGCTGCTGTCTGTGGACGCCATCATTCATACGACCACGCTGCGTGTAGCGGACAAAGCCAGGGAGGAAGACGTGGATGAGGATGTTCTAAGTGTTCGTTCATACTCCTAG
- the bbs10 gene encoding Bardet-Biedl syndrome 10 protein isoform X1, with translation MKGVQQAPLGALVQVAEALEDVVRRCVGPRGGQVFFTKDTGEVLITREGRRILTALQLDHPVARALVGCVSAHCIATGDGAKSFILLLAALIRGIRATRVSPVAGWCPSGQTDSCGRLEARRAARQLLSFQTQVLDAVVKEHVVPHATSLFSHTSPAEARRALRLLLEAFFRGRAGQVHCGPLAEMACDFYHRWNCERDRLGTLRMIRDHFPELHTSVTGFPTSKSRILQGLVLHRDLTVYCPTEGPMKAVVLNEALQPLLTEADSTLIISSSHQFQGWGSWVAGRVEQNVASLQHLQVRLLLSAVKQSDLVLYHAKKAGMSVVECLDMEELSLFCHLSGVLPLTDLGDLKAHIASVTFCQPVVLGSRRYTHVGIPEGRDFLPHCLVLCGPTESLTNQCVSAFGDAIRVIQRVCEPVRCQSWHMGKRDNITSASSLEKSPSSQNEIEMGAMKITAGISQDIPGVLKDSCMCLEWPTHATNRENILVENCYTPDLNTSIQGHDSAETTVEGGQKISDMTASVKENLFYSNTLIEPGAVLPAGGAFEFLLHHYLLKYTSLTHCPDTQAACRLVAEALLSVPRQVYAQSGTAGHFLKVYTSFVSGIQSRESVKPVSLGPKGLESVACKYDLLVSVLQCLGRLLSVDAIIHTTTLRVADKAREEDVDEDVLSVRSYS, from the exons ATGAAGGGGGTGCAGCAGGCTCCCCTGGGGGCTCTGGTGCAGGTGGCGGAGGCTCTCGAAGATGTCGTCCGCCGGTGTGTGGGCCCCCGTGGAGGACAGGTGTTCTTCACGAAGGACACGGGGGAGGTGCTGATCACCCGCGAGGGGAGGCGGATCCTCACAGCTCTTCAGCTGGATCACCCGGTGGCCAG GGCACTGGTAGGTTGTGTATCGGCACACTGCATCGCCACTGGAGACGGTGCCAAGTCTTTCATCCTGCTGCTGGCAGCGCTCATCCGCGGAATCCGGGCCACCCGTGTCTCCCCTGTCGCCGGCTGGTGTCCGTCGGGACAGACTGACTCGTGCGGGCGTCTGGAGGCCCGTCGGGCTGCTCGCCAGCTTCTCTCCTTTCAGacgcaggttctggatgctgtcgTGAAGGAGCACGTCGTCCCACATGCGACCTCCTTGTTTTCCCACACCAGCCCCGCAGAGGCCAGGCGGGCCCTGAGGCTGCTCCTGGAGGCCTTCTTCCGAGGGCGGGCAGGGCAGGTCCACTGCGGGCCATTGGCCGAGATGGCCTGCGACTTCTACCACAGGTGGAACTGTGAGCGGGACAGGCTCGGCACACTGAGAATGATCCGCGATCACTTCCCGGAACTTCACACGTCGGTGACGGGTTTCCCGACCAGCAAGTCGCGAATTCTGCAAGGGCTGGTTCTGCACAGGGATTTGACTGTGTACTGTCCCACGGAGGGGCCCATGAAAGCCGTGGTGCTCAACGAGGCCCTACAGCCGCTCCTGACGGAAGCTGACAGCACCCTGATTATCAGTTCCAGCCACCAGTTTCAGGGCTGGGGTAGCTGGGTTGCCGGCCGAGTGGAGCAAAACGTGGCTTCCTTGCAACATTTGCAGGTGAGGCTCCTGCTGTCTGCCGTGAAGCAGTCGGATCTAGTACTCTACCACGCCAAGAAGGCCGGAATGTCTGTGGTCGAGTGTCTCGACATGGAGGAGCTCTCTCTCTTTTGTCACCTCAGTGGAGTCCTGCCTTTGACAGACTTGGGAGACCTGAAGGCCCACATTGCCTCAGTGACCTTCTGCCAGCCTGTGGTGCTGGGCTCTCGCAGGTATACGCATGTTGGGATCCCGGAGGGGCGGGACTTCCTCCCCCATTGCCTGGTCCTCTGCGGGCCCACGGAGAGTCTGACGAATCAGTGCGTTTCGGCATTCGGTGACGCCATCAGGGTGATTCAGCGGGTTTGCGAGCCTGTCCGCTGTCAGTCCTGGCACATGGGGAAAAGGGACAACATAACCTCAGCTTCCAGTCTAGAGAAAAGCCCAAGCTCACAGAATGAGATTGAGATGGGTGCCATGAAGATCACAGCTGGCATTTCTCAGGATATTCCGGGAGTCCTGAAAGATTCGTGTATGTGCCTGGAATGGCCAACACATGCCACAAACAGAGAGAACATTTTAGTGGAAAACTGTTATACGCCGGATCTAAATACCTCTATTCAAGGacatgactctgcagaaactaCAGTGGAAGGAGGTCAAAAGATCTCAGACATGACAGCCTCAGTCAAGGAAAATCTATTCTACTCAAACACTTTAATAGAGCCAGGTGCCGTGttaccagcagggggagctttTGAGTTTCTGCTACACCATTACCTCCTGAAGTACACCTCCCTCACACACTGCCCTGATACCCAGGCAGCCTGCAGGCTGGTGGCTGAGGCTCTCCTGAGCGTGCCCAGGCAGGTCTATGCGCAAAGCGGCACGGCCGGTCACTTCCTGAAGGTCTACACCAGCTTTGTGTCcgggattcagagcagagagTCGGTGAAGCCTGTCAGCCTGGGCCCCAAGGGACTCGAGTCAGTGGCCTGTAAAtatgatcttctggtctccgTGCTGCAGTGCCTGGGACGGCTGCTGTCTGTGGACGCCATCATTCATACGACCACGCTGCGTGTAGCGGACAAAGCCAGGGAGGAAGACGTGGATGAGGATGTTCTAAGTGTTCGTTCATACTCCTAG